CGCCTCCGGCTGCCTCGCGGGCATCACCCGCCACCTCGCCATCGAGTGGACCGGCGCCCAGGAGACCGACCTCCCCATGGACGTCCTGCGCACCGCCGACGAGATCTTCCTGACGTCCACGCTCCGCGACGTCCAGGCCGTCCACCGCGTGGACGACCGCGAGCTGACCCCCGCGCCCGGCCCGGTCACCGCCAAGGCCATGCGCGTCTTCGCCGAGCGGGCCGCCCTGATGTGACCGGGTGATGGCCCGCGGCCCCGGGGTGGGTAGGTAACCGGTGATGACCACCACCCTGCGGCCGTCCGGGCCGCTCCAGCAGGCCGACGACGGCACCCGGTCGCGCTCCTACGAGGTGTGCGTCAACAGCCGCCCCGTCGGCACCGTCCGGGTCGGCACGCTCCCCGCGCCGGGAGCCCGCCCCCTCGGCACCATCAGCGGACTGCGCGTGGCCGAGGCGGACCGCGGCCGCGGCCGGGGGACCGTCGCCGCGCTCGCCGCCGAGGAGGTGCTGCGCGGCTGGCGGTGCGACCGGGTACGGATCGCCGTGCCCGCCGACGCGCCCGCGGCCCGGCGCCTCGCCACCGCCCTCGGGTACACCGAGAGCGGCCACGTTCTCGTCAAGGATTTCACCGCCCCCGCCGAGCCCGCCCCGCGGCTCCCGGCCGGTCTCGAGATCCGCCCCATGACCGGCGCCGAGGCCGCAGCCTGGATCGCCGCCGACCCGCCCCGCGCCGCCCGCCTGCCCGAAGGGCCGGCCACCGACGGCACCCGCCTGCACGTCGCCGTACGGGACGGTGTCAGGGCCGGCCACCTGTGGACCGGGTGGCGCGATCTGCCGGCCGGGGAGCGGGTGCCGTACGTGTGGGAGGTCGCCGTCGCCGAGGGCGAACGCCGCAAGGGCCACGGCCGGGCCCTGATGCGCTTCGCCGAGCAGCTCGTACGCGCCGGGGGCGGCGACCGCCTCGCCCTGCGCGTGGACCCCGGCAACGGCCCGGCCCGCGCCCTGTACGCGTCGCTCGGCTACCGGCCGCTGCTCACGGACTACGAGAAGGTCCTGTACTGACCGGGGCGGGACGGCGTCGCCGGGGCGTTCCCGGAGCGCGGGCCGGGAGCACGAGGCCGGTGTGCGGGTCCGAAGCGCGGGCCCGGAGAGCGGGTCCCGGAGCGCGGCGGTCCGGGCCGGGGATCAGTCGCCCGCGGCCAGCAGCCGGTCGGCGACCTCCTCGATACGGGCCCGCAGCCCCTCCTGGCTCTTCCCGCCGTCCAGCCGCTCGCCGCCGATGACGTACGTGGGCGTCCCGGTCACCCCGATCGCCTTGCCCTCCGCCTGGTCGGCGTCCACCGCCAGCAGGTGACGCCCGTCGATCAGGGCCGTGTCGAACTCCTCGTCGTCCAGGCCCAGTTCCCGCGCGGCCGCCAGCAGGAACACCTCGCCCTCGGCGTCCAGCTCCTCCACGCGCCCGAGCACCTCCTCCACGTACGGCCAGCCCTTGCCCTGAGCCAGGGCCTCCTCGGCGGCCTGCGCCGCGGCGTAGGCGTGCTTGTGCTTCTCCAGCGGGAAGTGGCGCAGCCGCACGTCGAGCCGGTCGCCGTAACGCTCCCGCAGGGCGCGCAGGTCCTCCAGGGCGGTCCGGCAGTCGGGGCACTGGAGCTCGCACCAGACGTCCAGGACGACGGGCCGGGCGGTGTGTTCGGTGGTGGAGTCGTTCATGGGGCCAGTCTCCCAGCCGCCCCACCGCCACCCCAACCGGGACGGCCACCGGACGCCGGTCGGTCGGCAGACCCCGGAGGCGGACCCGGAGCCGGGCCCGGACTTGTCCCCGAGACACCCCCGAGTCTTCCCGGAGATCTCCCGCCGCGCCGCGAAACCCATGGCCAGGGCACACCCCCTCGATGCAGGATGGAAGGGACGTGCACGCCCAGGGCTGGAGGACCGCATGCTTGCCGAGACGATCTGTTCCGCGGTGTCGGCGGCCGGCCTGGGCATCGCGGCGATCACCGCGTACCGCAGGCGGTTCCTCGCCGCCGCCCGCGTCGCCGCCTACGCGCTGGTGCCCCTCGGCCTCGTGCTGACCGGCGCGGTCGAGTGGCTGGCGGGCACGGCGTTCAGCCCCGCCGCGTGGGCCGGTTTCGGGCTGCTCGGCGCCTCGTGGCTGCTGTTCACCGGCACCAGGGCCGTCGAGCGGCGCAAGGGCGGGCGCGGGGAGCGCGCCACCCGCCGCGAGCGCTCCGAGCGTCGTACGGGCGCGGCGGAGCGGCCGGACGCGGTGGCCCCGGAGGCCGCCCGGCCGACGCTGGACGCGGGGCAGCGTAGTACGGGCAAGGGTGCGCCCGCCGACGACTTCAGCGAGATCGAGGCCATCCTCAAGAAGCACGGCATCTGACCGACCCACCCCTACGGGGGACACCCAAGGGTGGCGCGAGGGGTGGCGGTGGGAGGCGGGCGCGTAGCGCTCGGTCGAAGTATGCGGTGAACTGCCCCTATTTGCCGGGGCTGTTGGGTCAGGGGCGCGCCGTCCGCTGCGCCATGATCGGCCGCGAGATGCTCGATACCTCGCGGGAGCAGAACCCCGCCACCACCGAAGAACCGCGCGGCTGTCTGTTCGCGCTCTCCCAGCCACCGCTCATGATCTTCCTGACGGTGATCGGCGTCCTCCTCCTGATGGCGTCCCTGCACGACCTCTTCCTGCTGTGAGGGCCACCGTGACGAGGCTCGTGAGGGCCGCCGCCGGGGTCACCCCGCGGCCGCGTCCTTGCGCCGGGCCCGGTAGGCCGCCACATGGAGGCGGTTGCCGCAGGTCCGGCTGTCGCAGTAGCGGCGGGAGCGGTTGCGGGACAGGTCCACGAAGGCGCGGCGGCAGTCCGGGGCCTCGCAGCGGCGCAGCCGCTCGCGTTCGCCCGCCACCAGGATGAACGCGAGCGCCATGCCGCAGTCCGCGGCCAGGTGGTCGGCGACGGAGGCGCCGGGGGCGAAGTAGTGGACGTGCCAGTCGTACCCGTCGTGGTCCGTCAGCTGCGGCGTGGTGCCCGCGCCCGCCACCAGCTGGTTGATCAGCATGGCGGCCGTGCGGGCGTCCGGTGCGGCGAACACCTCGGCGAAGCGGCTCCGCACCTCCCGCACGGCCCGCAGGTCGCGGGGCCCGAGCTCGCCGACCCCGCTGACCTGGTGTCCCTCCACGAACGCGTAGAGCGACGGCACGTCCCCGAGGGTCTCGCCCCGGCCGCCCTCCGGGGCGGTGTTCATCAGGTCGACGACGGTGTCGAGGGCGATCCGGGTGTCGTGGGGGATCAGCACGCTTCCGCTCCCTGGCCTGCCGCGGGCGGGCGCCCGCCGGATTCCGTCGACTCTAGCGGCTCGGCCTCGGGCCCCCTCCGGTACGCCCGGGCGCGCGCGGACGCCCGTACCGGCGAATCCGGGCACGGGAGGACAGACAGGGGCGCGCGGTCACGGAGCGGTCATGGGCGCGCGCCACGAGCGGTCAAGGGCGCGCGGTCATGGGCGCGCGCGGCCACGGCGGGCGCCACGGGCCCGTGCGCCGGTGCGCACACGGGTACGCCGCCACCGCGACGACGCGCGATGACGGCGTACCCGTCCACCCTGTCCACCGATCCGCCGCCCGCACAGCAGGCCGAGGCCGCGGAAGGGTGTGCCGGCGCCGTCGCCCCGAGTCGGACGGCGCCGGATGGCTCCTGTGTGTCGCTCAGCTCTCCGCGAGGATGTGGGAGAGCTCGGTGTCGAGGTCGAAGTGTCGGTGTTCGGTGCCGGGCGGCA
This genomic window from Streptomyces thermolilacinus SPC6 contains:
- a CDS encoding GNAT family N-acetyltransferase, coding for MTTTLRPSGPLQQADDGTRSRSYEVCVNSRPVGTVRVGTLPAPGARPLGTISGLRVAEADRGRGRGTVAALAAEEVLRGWRCDRVRIAVPADAPAARRLATALGYTESGHVLVKDFTAPAEPAPRLPAGLEIRPMTGAEAAAWIAADPPRAARLPEGPATDGTRLHVAVRDGVRAGHLWTGWRDLPAGERVPYVWEVAVAEGERRKGHGRALMRFAEQLVRAGGGDRLALRVDPGNGPARALYASLGYRPLLTDYEKVLY
- a CDS encoding CGNR zinc finger domain-containing protein — encoded protein: MLIPHDTRIALDTVVDLMNTAPEGGRGETLGDVPSLYAFVEGHQVSGVGELGPRDLRAVREVRSRFAEVFAAPDARTAAMLINQLVAGAGTTPQLTDHDGYDWHVHYFAPGASVADHLAADCGMALAFILVAGERERLRRCEAPDCRRAFVDLSRNRSRRYCDSRTCGNRLHVAAYRARRKDAAAG
- a CDS encoding DsbA family protein; the protein is MNDSTTEHTARPVVLDVWCELQCPDCRTALEDLRALRERYGDRLDVRLRHFPLEKHKHAYAAAQAAEEALAQGKGWPYVEEVLGRVEELDAEGEVFLLAAARELGLDDEEFDTALIDGRHLLAVDADQAEGKAIGVTGTPTYVIGGERLDGGKSQEGLRARIEEVADRLLAAGD